A genomic window from Vicinamibacterales bacterium includes:
- a CDS encoding DUF58 domain-containing protein, whose translation MQLGGVIPGAQFVDPAVLARIGNLELVARSVVDGVINGLHKSPAFGTSVDFAEHRGYVPGDDIRRVDWRVFARTDKYYVKEFEADSNSNFVVLLDISASMAYGPRVTKLDYARTLGACLTYLVHRQRDRVGVVTFDHEIVSYVPPSAKHFDVVLHTLDQVKATRQGQLADPLRRLAEHFGRRGVIALISDLYDEPEAIFDAIAPMRFRGHDVIVFHVLDPNELEFPFTDPSAFEDLETGEQLPVVPESFRDKYQALIRGHIATLAAKAAQRDVDYRMLDTSKPLDFALHDYLSFRERTTRVR comes from the coding sequence ATGCAGCTCGGCGGCGTCATCCCCGGCGCGCAGTTCGTCGATCCGGCGGTCCTCGCCCGCATCGGCAACCTCGAGCTGGTCGCGCGCTCGGTCGTGGACGGCGTGATCAACGGCCTCCACAAGTCCCCGGCCTTCGGGACCTCGGTGGACTTCGCCGAGCATCGCGGCTACGTGCCCGGCGACGACATCCGCCGCGTCGACTGGCGCGTGTTCGCGCGGACCGACAAGTACTACGTCAAGGAGTTCGAGGCCGACTCGAACTCCAACTTCGTGGTGCTCCTGGACATCTCGGCGTCCATGGCCTACGGCCCGCGCGTGACCAAGCTGGACTACGCGCGGACGCTGGGCGCGTGCCTCACCTACCTCGTGCACCGCCAGCGGGACCGGGTGGGCGTGGTCACGTTCGACCACGAGATCGTCAGCTACGTGCCGCCCTCGGCCAAGCACTTCGACGTGGTGCTGCACACGCTCGACCAGGTGAAGGCCACGCGGCAGGGCCAGCTGGCCGATCCGCTGCGCCGACTGGCCGAGCACTTCGGCCGCCGCGGCGTCATCGCCCTCATCTCGGACCTGTACGACGAGCCGGAGGCGATCTTCGACGCGATCGCGCCGATGCGCTTCCGCGGCCACGACGTCATCGTGTTCCACGTGCTCGATCCGAACGAGCTGGAGTTCCCCTTCACCGATCCGTCGGCCTTCGAGGATCTCGAGACCGGCGAGCAACTGCCCGTCGTCCCGGAGTCGTTCCGGGACAAGTACCAGGCCCTCATCCGCGGGCACATCGCCACGCTGGCCGCCAAGGCGGCCCAGCGGGACGTCGACTACCGGATGCTCGACACCTCGAAGCCCCTCGACTTCGCCCTCCACGACTACCTCTCGTTCCGCGAGCGGACCACGCGGGTGCGATAG
- a CDS encoding BatA domain-containing protein, whose product MSFLLPLFFAGLAALAVPVLIHLIQREKNTIIAFPSLMFVRRVPYESVRRRKIRHWALLAMRLAALALIVAAFARPFVRGSTAAATGGAREVVVLLDRSYSMGYGTRWTRAQAAAQAVVDALGAGDRASLVLFGSTAEIALQSVDDRSRLTAAIAAARPGAEATRFAPALKVAGTIVAESSRPRREVVLVSDFQKLAWTASDDDRLPGGATFTPVAITDTDTRNLAVTPVGIRRGRFEGQERATITAGVTNRGTDPASNVPLTLEIDGRAVETVRVTAAAQASASVSFAPITIAPAPARAVVRLADDALAADNAFHFVLAPTRPVAVLLASAPGRAADDTYLRRALAIGESPRFDVQAVTVDQMTDEALQRAAVLIVHDAPLNDAAAARVQRFAERGGGVLLVAGPRAAWPQAPGWPGTLAGPVDRTRGEAGRLSGLEFGHAVFAPFRAPRSGDFSSVRVYGYRRLTAADGVQVIARYDDGLPALVAAGVGRGRVMAWTSSVDLAWNDLALKPVFLPFVHQLVRTLAGFEDRPTSLTVGQVATPDVPADTSRPRVAVAPGGTRLPLDAARDDAFEVSEPGFYEVRDAGTDAQAAAIVAANVDLVESDLAGLDPAAVTNAVTGGGGSASAAPAAGTPVRDDVTEQSQRLWWYLLLAGMLLLIGESVVASRLSGGAA is encoded by the coding sequence GTGTCGTTCCTGCTGCCCCTCTTCTTCGCCGGACTGGCCGCCCTGGCCGTCCCCGTGCTGATCCACCTGATCCAGCGCGAGAAGAACACGATCATCGCGTTCCCGTCGCTGATGTTCGTCAGGCGCGTGCCGTACGAGTCGGTCCGGCGCCGGAAGATCCGCCACTGGGCGCTGCTGGCGATGCGCCTGGCGGCGCTGGCCCTCATCGTGGCCGCCTTCGCGCGGCCGTTCGTCCGCGGCTCGACGGCGGCGGCGACCGGCGGGGCGCGCGAGGTGGTGGTGCTGCTCGACCGGTCGTACAGCATGGGCTACGGCACCCGGTGGACGCGCGCGCAGGCGGCCGCACAGGCCGTGGTGGACGCGCTCGGCGCCGGCGATCGCGCGAGCCTCGTCCTGTTCGGCTCGACCGCCGAGATCGCGCTGCAGTCGGTGGACGACCGCTCGCGGCTCACGGCGGCGATCGCCGCGGCGCGTCCGGGCGCCGAGGCCACGCGGTTCGCGCCGGCGCTCAAGGTCGCCGGGACGATCGTCGCGGAGTCGTCGCGGCCGCGCCGCGAGGTGGTCCTCGTCAGCGACTTCCAGAAGCTCGCCTGGACCGCCAGCGACGACGACCGGCTGCCCGGCGGCGCCACCTTCACGCCGGTCGCCATCACCGACACGGACACGAGGAACCTCGCGGTCACGCCGGTGGGGATCCGCCGTGGCCGCTTCGAGGGCCAGGAGCGGGCGACGATCACGGCGGGCGTCACCAACCGCGGCACGGATCCGGCGTCGAACGTCCCCCTCACGCTCGAGATCGACGGGCGCGCCGTGGAGACGGTGCGCGTGACGGCCGCGGCGCAGGCCTCGGCCTCGGTGTCCTTCGCGCCCATCACCATCGCGCCGGCGCCCGCGCGGGCCGTCGTCCGGCTGGCCGACGACGCCCTGGCCGCCGACAACGCGTTCCACTTCGTCCTCGCACCGACGCGCCCCGTGGCGGTGCTGCTCGCCTCGGCGCCGGGCCGCGCCGCCGACGACACCTACCTGCGCCGCGCGCTGGCCATCGGCGAGTCGCCGCGCTTCGACGTCCAGGCCGTGACGGTCGACCAGATGACCGACGAGGCCCTGCAGCGGGCGGCCGTGCTCATCGTGCACGACGCCCCGCTGAACGACGCGGCGGCCGCGCGCGTACAGCGCTTCGCGGAGCGCGGCGGCGGCGTGCTCCTGGTGGCGGGGCCGCGCGCGGCGTGGCCGCAGGCGCCGGGCTGGCCCGGCACGCTCGCCGGACCGGTGGATCGCACGCGCGGGGAGGCCGGCCGGCTGAGCGGCCTCGAGTTCGGCCACGCCGTCTTCGCGCCGTTCCGCGCGCCGCGCAGCGGCGACTTCTCGTCGGTCCGCGTGTACGGCTACCGGCGGCTGACGGCCGCCGACGGCGTCCAGGTGATCGCGCGCTACGACGACGGCCTGCCTGCCCTGGTGGCGGCGGGCGTCGGCCGCGGGCGCGTGATGGCGTGGACGTCCAGCGTGGACCTGGCCTGGAACGACCTGGCGCTCAAGCCGGTGTTCCTGCCCTTCGTCCACCAGCTCGTCCGGACGCTGGCGGGGTTCGAGGATCGCCCCACGTCGCTCACGGTGGGCCAGGTGGCCACGCCCGACGTGCCCGCCGACACGTCGCGGCCGCGGGTGGCCGTCGCGCCCGGCGGCACGCGCCTGCCGCTGGACGCCGCCCGGGACGACGCCTTCGAGGTGTCGGAGCCCGGATTCTACGAGGTGCGCGACGCGGGCACCGACGCGCAGGCCGCGGCCATCGTGGCCGCCAACGTGGACCTCGTTGAGTCGGATCTGGCGGGCCTCGACCCTGCGGCCGTGACCAACGCCGTGACGGGCGGAGGCGGGTCCGCGTCGGCGGCGCCCGCGGCGGGCACGCCGGTGCGGGACGACGTCACGGAGCAGTCCCAGCGCCTGTGGTGGTACCTGCTGCTTGCGGGTATGCTGCTGCTTATCGGCGAATCGGTCGTGGCCAGCCGCCTGTCGGGCGGAGCCGCGTAA
- a CDS encoding MoxR family ATPase, protein MDVANTQADLSAPDDIALADRMNQGQLRIKQELKKLIIGQDEVLQQVLYTLFVGGNSLIIGVPGLAKTLLIHTLARVVDLKFNRIQFTPDLMPSDITGTDIIQEDPATGRRQMVFAPGPIFTNILLADEINRTPPKTQSALLEAMQEHRVTIQGRTYTLEEPFYVFATQNPIELEGTYPLPEAQLDRFMFHIVIDHPPEDEEYDVVRTTTAVLDPQFERTVDGADLIAFKRLVRRVPVAEPVMRYALALVRASRPKGGTASETVKKWVSFGASVRAAQYLVLAAKARALTSGRYHVTFDDIRALAHPVLRHRVLINFHAQSEGMTSDMVVDKLLESVPTPRSGM, encoded by the coding sequence GTGGACGTAGCCAACACGCAGGCGGATCTGAGCGCGCCGGACGACATCGCGCTCGCCGATCGGATGAACCAGGGCCAGCTCCGCATCAAGCAGGAGCTCAAGAAGCTGATCATCGGCCAGGACGAGGTGCTGCAACAGGTGCTCTACACCCTGTTCGTCGGCGGCAACAGCCTGATCATCGGCGTGCCGGGCCTGGCCAAGACGCTGCTCATCCACACGCTGGCGCGCGTGGTGGACCTGAAGTTCAATCGCATCCAGTTCACGCCGGACCTGATGCCGTCGGACATCACGGGCACCGACATCATCCAGGAGGATCCGGCGACCGGCCGGCGCCAGATGGTGTTCGCGCCCGGGCCGATCTTCACGAACATCCTGCTGGCCGACGAAATCAACCGGACGCCGCCGAAGACGCAGTCGGCGCTGCTCGAGGCCATGCAGGAGCACCGCGTCACGATTCAGGGCCGTACCTACACGCTCGAGGAGCCGTTCTACGTGTTCGCCACGCAGAACCCGATCGAGCTCGAGGGCACCTATCCGCTGCCCGAGGCCCAGCTCGATCGCTTCATGTTCCACATCGTCATCGACCACCCGCCCGAGGACGAGGAGTACGACGTGGTCCGGACGACGACCGCCGTCCTCGACCCGCAGTTCGAGCGCACGGTGGACGGCGCCGATCTCATCGCCTTCAAGCGCCTGGTCCGCCGCGTGCCGGTGGCCGAGCCCGTCATGCGCTACGCGCTGGCGCTCGTGCGCGCCAGCCGGCCCAAGGGCGGCACCGCGTCCGAGACGGTCAAGAAGTGGGTGTCGTTCGGCGCCAGCGTCCGCGCCGCGCAGTATCTCGTGCTCGCGGCCAAGGCCCGGGCGCTCACGAGCGGGCGCTACCACGTCACGTTCGACGACATCCGCGCGCTCGCCCACCCGGTGCTCCGGCACCGTGTGCTCATCAACTTCCACGCCCAGTCGGAGGGCATGACCTCGGACATGGTGGTGGACAAGCTACTCGAGTCGGTGCCCACGCCGCGGTCGGGGATGTAG